A window of the Sphingomonas piscis genome harbors these coding sequences:
- a CDS encoding ammonium transporter has translation MTLSRLIRGGAVAAGAAAFAAMPAWAQDAAAAAPAAAAPFTPTAEMVNKGDVAWMLVASAFVLMMSVPALALFYGGLVRTKNMLSVLMQVLTIVCVASLVWFSWGYSMAFTSTGTPFPSVVGGFDKAFLAGVDPTTLAATFSNGVYLPEYVFIIFQMTFACITPALIVGAFAERVKFVPLIIFTVAWLTLAYFPIAHMVWYWAGPDFLPSAPTDYGYLWGKGALDYAGGTVVHINAGIAGLVGCIIIGPRIGFKSEPMPPHSLVMTMIGASLLWIGWFGFNAGSGLEANAFAGLAFINTFVATAAAGVTWALIEGVLHKKASLLGGVSGVVAGLVAITPAAGFAHPGTAIILGAVASAVCFVFVTTVKNKLNYDDSLDVFGIHAVGGIVGAIGTGIVANPAFGGQGWIDYTAPVAKAGEFDQAGQLIAQLWAVGTTVIWTGVVSAVLFLALKYTIGLRPTAEVEREGLDLNEHGERAYNY, from the coding sequence ATGACACTCTCTAGATTGATCCGCGGTGGAGCGGTGGCCGCAGGTGCCGCCGCGTTCGCCGCCATGCCCGCCTGGGCGCAGGACGCGGCAGCCGCCGCTCCTGCCGCTGCGGCTCCGTTCACGCCCACGGCAGAAATGGTCAACAAGGGCGACGTCGCCTGGATGCTCGTTGCATCGGCATTTGTGCTGATGATGTCGGTCCCGGCGCTGGCCTTGTTCTACGGCGGCCTTGTCCGCACCAAGAACATGCTTTCGGTGCTGATGCAGGTGCTGACGATTGTCTGCGTCGCGTCGCTGGTATGGTTCTCGTGGGGCTATTCGATGGCCTTCACCTCCACCGGCACGCCCTTCCCAAGCGTTGTCGGTGGCTTCGACAAGGCGTTCCTCGCGGGCGTCGATCCGACGACCTTGGCGGCTACTTTCTCGAACGGCGTCTATCTTCCGGAATATGTATTCATCATCTTCCAGATGACGTTCGCCTGCATCACGCCGGCCCTCATCGTCGGTGCCTTTGCGGAGCGCGTGAAGTTCGTCCCGCTGATCATCTTCACGGTGGCGTGGCTGACCTTGGCCTATTTCCCGATCGCGCACATGGTCTGGTACTGGGCTGGCCCGGACTTCCTGCCGTCCGCTCCGACCGACTATGGTTACCTGTGGGGCAAGGGTGCGCTCGATTATGCGGGCGGAACCGTGGTTCACATCAACGCGGGCATTGCTGGCCTTGTCGGCTGCATCATCATCGGTCCCCGCATCGGGTTCAAGTCGGAGCCGATGCCACCACACTCCCTGGTTATGACCATGATCGGTGCGTCCCTGCTGTGGATCGGCTGGTTCGGCTTCAACGCCGGCTCGGGGCTCGAAGCCAACGCCTTTGCGGGCCTGGCCTTCATCAACACCTTCGTCGCTACCGCAGCCGCGGGTGTGACCTGGGCATTGATCGAGGGCGTACTGCACAAGAAGGCATCGCTGCTTGGCGGCGTGTCGGGCGTGGTCGCCGGTCTGGTTGCCATCACTCCGGCGGCGGGCTTCGCTCATCCGGGCACGGCAATCATCCTCGGCGCAGTCGCGTCGGCGGTCTGCTTCGTGTTCGTGACCACGGTGAAGAACAAGCTGAACTATGACGACTCGCTCGACGTGTTCGGCATTCACGCAGTCGGCGGCATCGTCGGCGCGATCGGCACTGGCATTGTCGCCAACCCGGCCTTCGGTGGCCAAGGCTGGATCGACTATACCGCACCGGTCGCCAAGGCCGGCGAGTTCGACCAGGCGGGTCAGCTGATTGCCCAATTGTGGGCGGTCGGAACCACCGTCATCTGGACTGGTGTCGTTTCGGCGGTGCTGTTCCTGGCGCTGAAATATACCATCGGGCTCCGCCCCACTGCCGAAGTCGAACGCGAAGGCCTCGACCTCAACGAGCATGGGGAACGCGCCTACAACTACTAA
- a CDS encoding acyl carrier protein, producing MDEQRARIVIADHLALPVASISDDADFLALGADSLDMVSLTMRLEEEFNTHIPDDGVEDCRTVGQAIAMLRTSLAAPA from the coding sequence ATGGACGAACAACGCGCCCGCATCGTCATTGCTGACCATCTTGCGCTGCCCGTCGCATCCATCAGCGACGACGCGGATTTTCTGGCGCTCGGCGCCGACAGCCTCGACATGGTTTCTCTGACCATGCGGCTCGAAGAAGAGTTCAACACCCACATTCCCGACGACGGGGTGGAAGACTGCCGCACGGTGGGTCAGGCGATCGCCATGCTCCGGACCAGTCTCGCGGCGCCTGCCTGA
- a CDS encoding SDR family oxidoreductase — translation MVRLKPLSEQTIVITGASSGIGLATAEEAVARGARVLLAARNRDALEQLAADLSAGGGEVAICVADVSREEDITRIVATAVERFGGFDSWVNDAAAATYGSIEQVPIEDQRHIFDVNYHGLLMGSLAAVRHLRAHGGGAIVNMGSVLSDRAMIYQGPYSASKAAVQAATDALRMEVERAGDPISITLIKPASINTPYPEHARNYMDTAPRLPPPLYDPALVADAILFACETPRRQLYVGGGGYLISLAGRVAPRLTDKAMQLMGVEVQQTETDPGDPAQRDNLTEPKKDGDVHGNQDVFVRQTSLLLQAQKQPLLVPFVAAAAAVELSRGARSIFRWNRESDDE, via the coding sequence ATGGTCCGTCTGAAGCCGCTTTCCGAACAAACGATCGTCATTACCGGTGCCAGCAGTGGCATCGGCCTCGCTACCGCCGAGGAAGCGGTGGCGCGCGGCGCCCGCGTGCTACTCGCCGCCCGCAACCGCGACGCGCTGGAGCAACTCGCCGCCGACCTGTCCGCCGGCGGCGGAGAGGTGGCGATCTGCGTTGCCGACGTCTCCCGGGAGGAAGACATTACCCGGATCGTCGCCACGGCCGTTGAACGGTTCGGCGGATTCGACAGCTGGGTCAACGATGCAGCTGCTGCCACTTATGGATCGATCGAGCAGGTGCCGATCGAGGATCAGCGCCACATCTTCGACGTTAATTACCACGGCCTGCTGATGGGCTCGCTTGCCGCTGTTCGGCACCTTCGCGCGCACGGCGGCGGAGCGATCGTCAACATGGGCTCGGTGCTGAGTGACCGAGCCATGATCTACCAAGGCCCCTACTCCGCCTCCAAGGCTGCAGTGCAGGCTGCAACTGACGCGCTGCGCATGGAGGTGGAGCGCGCGGGCGATCCCATCTCGATCACCCTCATCAAGCCTGCGTCGATCAACACGCCCTACCCGGAACATGCCCGCAACTATATGGACACGGCTCCGCGTCTGCCGCCGCCGCTCTACGATCCCGCTCTCGTCGCGGACGCAATCCTGTTCGCGTGCGAAACCCCGCGCCGCCAGCTTTACGTCGGCGGTGGCGGCTACCTGATCTCGCTCGCGGGTCGGGTCGCCCCGCGTCTGACCGACAAGGCGATGCAGCTGATGGGCGTGGAGGTGCAGCAGACCGAGACCGATCCGGGTGACCCCGCCCAGCGCGACAACCTGACCGAACCTAAAAAAGACGGTGACGTTCACGGCAACCAGGACGTGTTCGTCCGGCAAACCAGCCTTCTTCTCCAAGCGCAGAAGCAGCCGCTCCTTGTTCCCTTCGTCGCAGCAGCGGCCGCAGTCGAACTTTCGCGGGGCGCACGGAGCATCTTCAGGTGGAATCGGGAGAGTGACGATGAATGA
- a CDS encoding DUF4440 domain-containing protein, with translation MNDERILEFERDLWVGAGDVYRERVSPDVVMVIPAEPFLLRGGQAIDAVERTPRWEDVEISDLSVDRAQEGLIVIGYRADASRGEERFTAYCTSTYQRIGDHQWHVIQHQQTVPAAT, from the coding sequence ATGAATGACGAGCGCATCCTTGAGTTCGAACGCGACCTTTGGGTTGGTGCCGGCGACGTGTACCGGGAGCGCGTGTCACCCGACGTCGTCATGGTGATACCAGCCGAGCCATTCCTCCTAAGAGGCGGACAAGCGATCGATGCGGTGGAACGCACACCGCGGTGGGAGGATGTGGAGATTTCCGACCTCAGCGTGGATCGTGCGCAAGAAGGCTTGATCGTCATCGGTTATCGCGCCGACGCTAGCCGCGGTGAGGAGCGGTTCACCGCTTACTGCACAAGCACATATCAGCGTATCGGCGATCACCAGTGGCACGTCATTCAGCATCAGCAGACGGTGCCCGCCGCAACCTGA
- a CDS encoding DUF3142 domain-containing protein produces MRRRLAVLALALLAAACGDRFPGRVDARDHEAFWLWAGVAPQPVLAKATTLYILDGEVRTGAGPAYVSLRSQAPRLTRPEVWMVVRTDDLRWREESYAAMLTRLEQWRASNRLAGLQIDFDARTRHLGDYALFLSDLRRRLPPGLKLSITGLLDWSANGEPRALEQLGGTVDDIVLQTYQSRTTIRGYEDYVRKLDGLRVPFKIGLVQGGEWREPARLRRNPKFHGYVVFLLNPR; encoded by the coding sequence GTGAGGCGGCGGCTCGCGGTTCTGGCGCTGGCGCTGCTGGCGGCGGCATGCGGCGACCGCTTCCCAGGCCGGGTCGATGCGCGAGATCACGAAGCCTTCTGGCTTTGGGCGGGGGTAGCGCCGCAGCCGGTGTTGGCGAAGGCAACGACACTATACATCCTCGACGGTGAAGTGCGGACCGGCGCCGGGCCAGCCTATGTCTCGCTTAGGTCGCAGGCACCTCGGCTGACTCGACCAGAGGTGTGGATGGTGGTGCGCACCGACGACCTTCGCTGGCGCGAAGAAAGTTATGCGGCCATGCTCACGCGGCTCGAGCAGTGGCGCGCCTCCAATCGCCTTGCCGGACTCCAGATCGACTTCGACGCGCGAACCCGTCACCTCGGTGATTACGCGCTCTTCCTCTCCGACCTGCGAAGGCGCTTGCCGCCAGGCTTGAAGCTCTCGATCACCGGCCTGCTCGATTGGAGCGCGAACGGCGAGCCGCGCGCGTTGGAGCAGCTTGGCGGGACGGTCGACGACATCGTGCTGCAAACCTATCAGAGCCGGACCACCATCCGCGGCTACGAAGATTATGTCCGTAAGCTCGATGGTCTGCGCGTGCCGTTCAAAATCGGGCTGGTGCAGGGCGGGGAGTGGCGCGAGCCAGCCCGCCTGCGCCGCAACCCGAAATTCCACGGCTACGTCGTCTTCCTGCTCAATCCGCGCTGA